A genomic segment from Stegostoma tigrinum isolate sSteTig4 chromosome 1, sSteTig4.hap1, whole genome shotgun sequence encodes:
- the nrg1 gene encoding pro-neuregulin-1, membrane-bound isoform isoform X7 translates to MASFYKHLGIEFMEAEELYQKRVLTITGICIALLVVGIMCVVAYCKTKKQRKKLHDRLRQSLRTERNNMVNLVNGPHHTNPPAENVQLANQYIMKNPGSTEHVIERETETSFSTSHYTSTTHHSTTVTHTPSHSWSTGQIESVISDSPSVLVTSSIETSRHTSPINHRGRLNGVAGRREMLICVRNSRDTPDSLRDSPHSERFVSAMTTPARMSPVDFRTPVSQKSPNCELSPPVSSLTISMPSVTISPLIEEERPLLLVIPPRQREKRQDPYKQYHNSAQDSGSIPASPLRVVEDDEYETTQEYEPTLESPKKGAGNRRGKRTKANGHISQRMETESNPISESSSSDSETEDERIGEETPFLSIQNPMLTSVDSAPAYRLAESRTNSTNRYSTQEELQVRLSNVIANQDPIAV, encoded by the exons AAGCTGAGGAGCTGTACCAGAAGCGAGTGCTGACGATAACAGGGATCTGTATTGCCCTCCTAGTGGTTGGCATCATGTGTGTGGTGGCATATTGCAAAACAAA AAAACAACGGAAAAAACTTCACGACCGGCTCAGACAGAGTCTCCGCACTGAGCGAAACAACATGGTAAACCTCGTGAATGGACCCCACCACACAAATCCTCCGGCAGAAAATGTCCAATTGGCAAAT CAATATATAATGAAAAACCCTGGATCCACTGAGCACGTCATTGAGCGGGAAACAGAAACTTCATTCTCTACTAGTCACTACACATCGACAACCCATCACTCTACGACAGTCACTCACACGCCCAGCCACAG TTGGAGTACAGGCCAAATAGAAAGTGTCATCTCAGACAGCCCCTCTGTGCTGGTAACATCGTCAATTGAAACCAGCAGGCACACCAGCCCAATCAATCACCGAGGACGACTCAACGGGGTGGCGGGTCGACGAGAGATGCTTATCTGTGTAAGGAATTCCAGAGACACTCCAGACTCTCTCCGAGATTCACCACATAGTGAAAG GTTTGTCTCTGCCATGACCACTCCAGCCAGAATGTCTCCAGTGGACTTCCGAACACCGGTGTCCCAAAAGTCGCCCAACTGCGAGCTATCACCGCCAGTGTCTAGCCTGACTATATCCATGCCATCAGTGACCATTAGCCCTTTAATTGAGGAGGAGAGGCCTCTGCTTCTGGTGATCCCGCCTCGTCAGCGGGAGAAGAGGCAAGACCCGTACAAGCAGTACCACAACTCCGCCCAGGACAGTGGCAGCATCCCAGCCAGCCCACTACGGGTGGTCGAGGATGACGAGTACGAGACCACCCAAGAGTACGAGCCGACGCTCGAGTCCCCCAAGAAAGGGGCCGGCAACAGGAGAGGGAAAAGAACAAAGGCTAATGGCCACATTTCGCAGAGAATGGAGACTGAGAGCAATCCAATCTCGGAGAGCAGTAGCTCCGACAGTGAAACGGAAGACGAACGAATAGGCGAGGAGACGCCCTTTCTGAGCATACAGAACCCAATGTTGACGAGCGTAGATTCAGCCCCCGCATACCGATTGGCTGAAAGCAGGACTAACTCCACCAATAGGTACTCGACGCAGGAAGAGTTGCAAGTCAGGCTGTCCAATGTAATTGCTAATCAGGACCCAATTGCTGTCTAA